Proteins encoded within one genomic window of Phaeodactylum tricornutum CCAP 1055/1 chromosome 27, whole genome shotgun sequence:
- the FABZ_2 gene encoding 3R-hydroxyacyl-[acyl carrier protein] dehydrase (Subunit of fatty acid synthase. Dehydrates 3R-hydroxyacyl-[acyl carrier protein] intermediates to trans-2,3-enoyl-[acyl carrier protein] intermediates in saturated fatty acid biosynthesis. Probably plastid targetd via bipartite targeting sequence. TargetP only detects intitial secretory signal.) codes for MKIVRVTTLLLSLVFTTAFVVDRPTVARTSTARADTPHGARDISARSETLDTVYTSEQIDALLPHRYPFALVDKVVEYDAGKRAVGIKCVTKNEEFFNGHFPGRPIMPGVLQVEALAQLAGIVCLQMDGATPGAVFFFAGVDGVKWKRPVVPGDVLVMEVEIKKWKAKFGIAKATGRAYVDGQLVVEVDEMTFALAK; via the coding sequence ATGAAGATTGTTCGTGTTACTACGCTACTACTATCGCTCGTCTTCACGACGGCTTTTGTCGTGGACCGACCTACGGTCGCTCGCACATCGACGGCACGCGCCGACACACCGCACGGCGCCCGGGACATTTCCGCCCGTTCGGAAACTCTCGACACGGTGTACACCTCGGAGCAGATCGACGCCCTCTTGCCGCACCGTTACCCCTTTGCCCTCGTCGATAAGGTCGTCGAGTACGATGCCGGCAAACGTGCCGTCGGTATCAAGTGTGTCACCAAGAACGAAGAGTTCTTCAACGGACACTTCCCCGGGCGTCCCATTATGCCCGGTGTACTGCAGGTGGAGGCTCTCGCACAGCTCGCCGGCATTGTCTGTCTCCAAATGGACGGTGCCACACCCGGTgccgtctttttctttgccggAGTCGATGGCGTCAAGTGGAAGAGACCCGTAGTGCCCGGAGACGTACTCGTCATGGAAGTCGAAATCAAAAAATGGAAGGCCAAGTTCGGAATTGCCAAGGCCACCGGCCGAGCCTACGTCGACGGACAACTCGTCGTGGAAGTAGACGAAATGACCTTTGCCCTGGCCAAGTAA
- a CDS encoding predicted protein, giving the protein MKFSTLTAAFFVASATAFQQPAFAPRSVVAQSSTSGLHMAFESKIFETQEVTFADTKEIIVKGGRDLFPLLPKAFEGIEKIGVIGWGSQAPAQAQNLKDSLKEVGADITVSIGLREGSSSFEEAKDCGFSEEDGTLGEMFSVIKESDLVVLLISDAAQAKLYKEIFAAMKPGATLGLSHGFLLGHLDSIGEKFPENMDVIAVCPKGMGPSVRRLYEQGKDVNGAGINSSFAVHQDVSGKATELALGWGIALGSPFMFETSLRSEYCSDIYGERGILLGAVHGIVESLYRRYQRQGMSPEQAFLESSESITGNIVKIISTKGIKAVYESLDGDDKETFQKAYSASYKPAKEILQEIYDEVSSGNEIRTVIMHGARIDKYPVGKIDGTDTWKVGEKVRAERDEDKIPLNPFTAGVYVATMMAQIDVLLEEGHPYSEVVNESVIEAVDSLCPYMHYRGVAFMVDNCSFTAKTGSRKWAPRFDYILDQLAYTAVDNGAPVNEQLIADFEKHSVHQAVEECCKLRPAVDISLFAETSTKEIVIQ; this is encoded by the exons ATGAAGTTCTCTACCTTGACGGCTGCCTTTTTTGTGGCTTCGGCTACGGCCTTTCAACAACCGGCCTTTGCGCCGCGCTCGGTCGTTGCCCAGTCGTCGACGTCCGGACTCCACATGGC TTTCGAATCCAAGATTTTTGAAACTCAAGAAGTCACCTTTGCCGACACCAAAGAGATCATTGTCAAGGGAGGTCGGGATCTCTTTCCTTTGTTACCCAAGGCCTTTGAAGGAATTGAGAAAATCGGAGTTATCGGATGGGGATCCCAGGCGCCGGCGCAGGCCCAGAATCTGAAAGACTCTTTGAAGGAAGTCGGCGCCGACATTACCGTCTCCATTGGTCTACGCGAAGGATCTTCCAgtttcgaagaagccaaggaTTGCGGCTTCAGTGAGGAGGACGGTACCCTCGGAGAAATGTTCAGCGTCATCAAGGAATCCGACTTGGTCGTTCTCCTCATCTCCGACGCCGCACAAGCCAAGCTGTACAAGGAAATTTTTGCCGCCATGAAGCCCGGTGCCACGCTCGGCCTCAGTCACGGCTTTCTGCTCGGACACTTGGACTCGATCGGAGAAAAGTTCCCCGAGAATATGGACGTGATTGCCGTCTGCCCCAAGGGAATGGGACCCTCGGTCCGTCGTCTTTATGAACAGGGCAAGGACGTGAACGGCGCGGGCATCAACTCCAGTTTTGCCGTCCACCAGGACGTCAGTGGCAAGGCCACCGAATTGGCTCTGGGTTGGGGCATTGCGCTCGGATCCCCCTTCATGTTCGAAACCAGCCTCCGATCCGAATACTGCTCCGATATTTACGGCGAACGCGGCATCTTGCTCGGTGCCGTCCACGGGATCGTCGAGTCCTTGTACCGCCGCTACCAACGTCAAGGCATGAGCCCCGAACAAgcatttttggaatcgtCCGAATCCATCACCGGTAATATCGTCAAGATCATCTCCACCAAGGGAATTAAAGCCGTATACGAGTCCCTTGATGGTGACGACAAGGAGACCTTCCAAAAAGCCTATTCTGCCTCGTACAAGCCCGCCAAGGAGATTCTGCAAGAAATCTATGACGAGGTCAGTTCGGGAAACGAAATCCGCACCGTCATTATGCACGGCGCCCGTATCGACAAGTACCCCGTCGGAAAGATTGACGGCACCGATACCTGGAAAGTGGGTGAAAAGGTTCGCGCCGAGCGTGACGAAGACAAGATCCCCCTCAACCCCTTCACGGCCGGTGTCTACGTGGCCACAATGATGGCCCAAATTGATGTGCTCTTGGAAGAAGGTCACCCGTATTCGGAAGTCGTGAACGAGTCCGTCATTGAGGCCGTCGATTCCTTATGTCCATACATGCACTACCGAGGAGTGGCCTTTATGGTAGATAACTGCTCCTTCACGGCCAAGACGGGTAGCCGCAAATGGGCTCCCCGTTTCGACTACATTCTGGACCAGTTGGCGTACACGGCGGTTGACAATGGTGCGCCGGTGAACGAGCAATTGATTGCCGACTTTGAAAAGCACTCGGTGCACCAAGCTGTCGAAGAATGCTGTAAGCTTCGACCGGCGGTGGACATTAGTCTGTTTGCCGAAACCTCGACCAAGGAAATTGTCATTCAGTAA
- a CDS encoding predicted protein has translation QLLLETESLGTPLIAIVLIGWSTRLLIYHCILRLIGGLTGGLTGALTGALTGGLIGALIGGLTGALTGGLTGALTGGLTGALTGGLTGALTGGLIGALTGGLTGALTGGLTGALTGGLTGALTGGLTGALTGGLTGGLIGALTGGLTGALTGGLTGAFVGGLTGAFDGGLTGAFVGGLTGAFDGGLTGTLVGTSAGPLVSEIDSLAGPKTVRRTR, from the exons CAACTTCTGCTCGAGACGGAAAGCCTAGGAACTCCTTTGATTGCCATTGTGCTCAT AGGCTGGTCAACGCGGCTTTTGATCTATCATTGTATTCTTCGTCTCATTGGAGGTCTGACAGGCGGTTTGACGGGGGCTCTCACGGGGGCTCTGACTGGAGGTTTGATAGGGGCTCTGATtggaggtttgacaggggctctgactggaggtttgacaggggctctgactggaggtttgacaggggctctgactggaggtttgacaggggctCTGACTGGAGGCTTGATAGGGGCTCTGACAggaggtttgacaggggctCTGACAGGAGGTTTGACCGGGGCTCTGACGGGAGGTTTGACCGGGGCTCTGAcgggaggtttgacaggggctctgacgggaggtttgacaggAGGTTTGATAGGGGCTCTGAcgggaggtttgacaggggctCTGACGGGAGGCTTGACCggggctttcgttggaggTCTGACCGGGGCTTTCGATGGAGGTCTGACAggggctttcgttggaggTCTGACAGGGGCTTTCGATGGAGGGCTGACGGGGACACTTGTTGGGACTAGCGCCGGTCCTTTGGTTAGTGAAATTGATTCTTTGGCGGGTCCTAAA ACTGTTCGAAGAACTCGATAA
- a CDS encoding predicted protein, with protein MNHYTNNNLRKVYHDPRTDRFAVVVPLRPRSLLDLFEACCHRPSVGSEVGIDKTKNRCVRSRDQELTSSGEFKHQQSMGGVALEVPKAAVDNSKGPLLGSLLLDQLLGRPSHSVGAAEHGNQSDQSNTFFIRRKLLRRRHLHKIQKEREERATTAASASVQIQHPRPIYAHSSYQPAFYRGMPQYHHFMEVPQITIQADCMRMPCISPVQISNKRRKIGVVEAIPVSV; from the exons ATGAATCActacaccaacaacaaccttCGGAAGGTTTACCACGATCCTCGAACCGATCGTTTCGCCGTGGTTGTGCCGTTGCGACCGCGCAGTTTGCTGGATCTTTTTGAAGCCTGCTGTCACCGTCCTTCGGTTGGATCGGAGGTCGGCatcgacaaaaccaaaaatCGTTGTGTACGGAGCCGTGACCAAGAGTTGACTTCTTCAGGGGAATTTAAGCATCAGCAGAGCATGGGAGGGGTGGCGCTCGAAGTGCCCAAGGCTGCTGTCGACAATTCCAAGGGTCCACTTTTGGGGTCCTTACTTCTTGATCAACTACTGGGTCGCCCGAGCCATTCTGTTGGGGCAGCAG AACATGGGAACCAAAGCGATCAGTCGAATACATTTTTCATTCGACGCAAGctgcttcgtcgtcgtcatttgCACAAAATTCAAAAGGAACGTGAAGAACGAGCCACCACTGCTGCATCAGCCTCTGTACAAATTCAGCACCCTCGACCCATCTACGCCCATTCTTCTTACCAACCCGCTTTCTACCGAGGAATGCCGCAGTACCACCATTTTATGGAAGTTCCGCAAATAACAATCCAAGCTGATTGTATGCGCATGCCGTGTATTTCGCCGGTCCAGATTTCCAATAAGCGGCGTAAGATTGGAGTCGTGGAGGCGATTCCGGTTTCCGTCTGA
- a CDS encoding predicted protein: protein MISPFHITAFYAALHRQHYPDLPTFVANYYKFENGETSSGPTVVRPLKNRVSTKKNRNKSQLPRKFLDFLQEDAQSSGFVTVTSRIEFAQTSADRSTTKLAVQLHDGQLVESVLMRYVSTATSNNSRASLCVSSQCGCAMGCTFCATGTMGLSGNLTAGEILEQIPLPKLDLVRNVVFMGMGEPLDNYSNVVEACRALIDRQRWNLAHGRVTVSTVGLVSQIRKLTAELPEVSLALSLHAPNQQDRQAIVPTAKHYPLEDLIDALDQHMMAYLQKRTNPMIEYVMLEGPTSTLECAHQLGKLCENRHLVVNLIPYNQTNVRDVLRCPSREHMEEFREIVASYGSFCTIRKTMGADIDSACGQLITLRENKQSQNEHNAKGDVKDIED, encoded by the exons ATGATTTCTCCTTTCCACATCACAGCCTTTTACGCGGCACTCCATCGCCAGCACTATCCCGATCTTCCTACCTTTGTAGCGAACTACTACAAATTTGAAAATGGGGAGACCTCCTCGGGCCCGACTGTGGTGCGGCCGTTGAAGAATCGCGTCTCCACTAAAAAGAATCGGAACAAGTCGCAGCTGCCCCGCAAATTCCTGGACTTTCTGCAAGAAGACGCCCAAAGCAGTGGATTTGTTACGGTGACTTCCCGCATTGAGTTTGCCCAAACCTCCGCCGATCGGTCCACCACGAAGCTGGCTGTACAACTGCACGACGGACAGTTGGTCGAATCGGTCTTGATGCGTTACGTTTCGACGGCTACAAGCAACAACTCCCGGGCCTCGCTCTGCGTGAGTAGTCAGTGCGGCTGTGCCATGGGTTGCACCTTTTGTGCCACCGGTACCATGGGACTGTCGGGAAATTTGACGGCGGGCGAGATTTTGGAACAAATC CCTTTGCCTAAGCTAGATCTTGTGCGAAATGTG GTTTTCATGGGCATGGGAGAACCACTGGACAACTACAGCAATGTAGTAGAAGCCTGTCGAGCCCTGATTGATCGCCAGCGTTGGAATCTGGCGCACGGCAGGGTTACGGTCAGTACGGTCGGATTGGTGTCACAGATTCGGAAACTCACGGCGGAACTGCCCGAAGTAAGTCTAGCCTTGTCCTTGCATGCTCCGAACCAGCAAGATCGCCAGGCTATTGTCCCCACGGCCAAGCACTATCCGTTAGAAGATTTGATTGACGCATTAGATCAACATATGATGGCATATCTCCAAAAGAGGACAAACC CCATGATTGAATACGTCATGTTGGAAGGTCCCACCTCGACATTGGAATGTGCCCATCAGTTGGGGAAGCTGTGCGAGAATCGTCATTTGGTCGTCAATCTCATTCCCTACAATCAGACCAATGTACGGGACGTATTGCGCTGCCCAAGCCGCGAACACATGGAAGAATTCCGGGAAATTGTGGCATCGTACGGGTCTTTCTGCACTATTCGCAAGACTATGGGAGCCGATATCGACAGCGCTTGTGGACAGCTTATCACGCTCCGCGAAAACAAGCAATCGCAAAATGAACACAACGCGAAGGGTGACGTTAAAGATATTGAAGAT
- a CDS encoding predicted protein yields MMSRRWILFTTAWIRFGLVVLPAIRAFSFPPTSKLALVRGSCLRRGDRQHWPSDDHPLTSLRNAVSHNPETVSSEVGGGSSGKSSSTATNATSQTIRVPESVLPVCQFCELPFGSRNALFRHLRTDLVCRTRAREANGGGPESLHPITHANVRYDMAWQIAYVRGKDPVPSFTGVASASASFGNPTSTRRPEAERAGILLRKAVEYALNADAAGRTDPINEHRGTTNATVTVSAPIVTLGPSSTQVTVANQRHWILSQPVDTAAAGDVITLSYWGPPTLPGSDESCRARLPRLLNLTQDYLTHATANEDDSLRIRVVSAKYLSSSRRLHAERSCTQQVYHYLLPLRWLPDGDELERWWLRDSKQQQSRDANSDGKEKGGLHTNRFVTPPPSDALRKLRDALRAAESVAVPNRRVRRKPLQSTSPANDGESTEVGTNDSNGFSALPFELKLASSRYGTLAHKAKRAWHNFADPELRGDASPNQEPVWRVLDRARIVEFWSSNTRVSLDNLPTTASKNSREEAIAVLEFRGDNFVAQQIRRIVATALAATHGYTPSDVFEVATRPDVFTKTPIAPGGRLYLQGARFHFDEQRTGEQVFVGEEVVQLNGGTADDATVWVQSELLRQRNSEKLRQEESEWLTRLKYAANEMNLGMDDWSKTDSNLLSLPAAPNSFQAALGELRKIISEGCWPETSIARSNVIRRDDLRHDSKDARAGGSFTVVNPTFRDGLYRDAVGANPLPRANRLFPDLVQAVFALEASLSEHNLKQANGDAGIGIHRKRGEPRPPSSHCAINCNARFTPHVDSGRGAGQSLSMIVGLGDYSGGELVVEGNMHDIRYEPLEFDGWKLRHWTNSYHGERFSLVWFTPEVKDST; encoded by the coding sequence ATGATGTCGAGGAGATGGATTCTCTTCACGACAGCGTGGATCAGGTTTGGCCTTGTCGTGTTACCAGCGATACGagctttttcgtttccgccAACCTCGAAGCTTGCCCTCGTTCGGGGGTCATGCCTGCGGAGAGGCGATCGACAGCACTGGCCGTCCGATGATCATCCGCTCACGTCGCTACGAAACGCCGTATCCCACAATCCCGAAACCGTTTCTTCAGAGGTGGGTGGTGGTAGTAGTGGTAAAAGCAGTAGTACTGCCACGAACGCCACAAGCCAGACAATCCGAGTACCAGAGTCGGTCCTCCCCGTCTGCCAATTTTGTGAGCTGCCCTTTGGTTCACGGAACGCCCTGTTTCGCCATCTACGGACCGATTTGGTTTGTCGAACACGTGCACGCGAAGCCAACGGCGGCGGGCCGGAGTCACTCCACCCGATCACACACGCCAACGTGCGGTACGACATGGCCTGGCAAATTGCCTACGTCCGTGGGAAGGACCCCGTGCCTAGTTTCACGGGTGTGGCTAGTGCGTCAGCAAGTTTCGGAAACCCAACGTCCACACGTCGTCCCGAAGCGGAACGGGCGGGAATTCTACTGCGGAAGGCTGTGGAATACGCCTTGAATGCGGACGCGGCGGGCCGCACAGATCCCATCAACGAACATCGTGGTACTACCAACGCGACCGTGACTGTGTCTGCGCCAATCGTAACCCTTGGTCCGAGTAGTACCCAGGTGACGGTCGCCAACCAACGACACTGGATCTTGTCGCAGCCGGTCGATACGGCGGCTGCCGGAGACGTGATTACCTTGAGCTATTGGGGACCACCGACGTTGCCGGGGTCGGACGAATCTTGTCGCGCACGCTTGCCGAGACTGCTCAATTTGACGCAAGACTATCTCACACACGCAACGGCCAACGAGGACGACTCGTTGCGAATACGCGTCGTATCCGCCAAGTACTTGTCTTCCTCGCGGAGATTACACGCCGAGCGCAGTTGTACGCAGCAAGTTTACCACTATCTGTTACCCTTGCGGTGGTTGCCGGACGGCGACGAACTCGAACGATGGTGGTTACGCGACagcaaacaacaacaatcccGTGATGCGAACAgtgatggaaaagaaaaaggcggtTTGCACACGAATCGATTCGTAACTCCACCTCCGTCCGATGCCTTGCGCAAATTGCGGGACGCATTGCGCGCGGCTGAGAGTGTGGCGGTACCGAACCGCCGTGTACGTCGCAAGCCTTTGCAGAGTACGAGTCCCGCTAATGATGGTGAGAGTACTGAGGTGGGTACGAACGATTCGAACGGATTCAGTGCGTTACCTTTCGAGCTTAAATTGGCTTCAAGCCGTTACGGAACATTGGCGCACAAGGCCAAACGAGCGTGGCACAATTTTGCCGATCCAGAGCTACGCGGCGACGCCAGTCCAAACCAGGAGCCCGTCTGGCGTGTACTTGATCGCGCGAGGATTGTTGAATTTTGGTCAAGCAATACCAGAGTGTCCCTTGATAATCTTCCTACTACAGCCTCGAAAAATAGTCGAgaagaagccattgccgTCCTGGAATTTCGTGGAGACAATTTTGTTGCCCAGCAGATCCGGCGGATTGTCGCAACGGCATTGGCTGCCACGCACGGTTACACTCCGTCGGACGTATTCGAGGTGGCCACCCGACCTGACGTCTTTACTAAAACTCCGATAGCCCCCGGTGGTCGTCTCTACTTACAGGGTGCCCGCTTTCATTTTGATGAGCAACGGACGGGAGAGCAAGTTTTTGTCGGTGAAGAGGTCGTCCAGCTGAATGGCGGTACTGCGGACGATGCCACGGTTTGGGTCCAGTCCGAGCTCTTgcgccaacgaaattccGAGAAATTGCGGCAAGAAGAGTCTGAATGGCTGACGAGGCTCAAATACGCTGCGAACGAAATGAACCTTGGGATGGATGACTGGTCCAAAACCGATTCAAATCTGTTGTCACTACCGGCTGCTCCTAACAGCTTTCAAGCAGCGCTGGGTGAACTTCGCAAGATCATCAGCGAGGGATGTTGGCCCGAAACTTCAATTGCCCGGTCCAACGTGATTCGGCGAGACGATCTACGACACGATTCTAAGGACGCTCGTGCTGGTGGATCGTTTACCGTTGTCAATCCCACCTTTCGGGATGGACTGTACCGAGACGCTGTTGGTGCCAACCCGCTGCCACGCGCAAATCGACTGTTTCCGGATCTAGTCCAAGCAGTgtttgcgttggaagcatCTTTGTCAGAGCACAATTTAAAACAGGCTAACGGCGATGCCGGTATCGGGATTCATCGGAAACGAGGAGAGCCGCGTCCTCCTTCCTCACATTGTGCGATCAATTGCAACGCTCGGTTTACACCGCATGTGGACAGCGGTCGCGGAGCTGGACAAAGCTTAAGCATGATCGTGGGACTGGGAGATTATAGTGGTGGAGAGTTAGTGGTAGAGGGTAACATGCACGATATTCGCTACGAGCCTTTGGAGTTTGATGGCTGGAAACTACGGCATTGGACGAATTCATACCATGGTGAGCGGTTCTCGCTCGTGTGGTTCACGCCTGAAGTGAAAGATAGCACCTAA
- a CDS encoding predicted protein, with amino-acid sequence RKVGLTLLASGIMVTMLGISLFFNKTLMRLGNLLFIAGVPVTLGPSRTMGYFLQPQKTRATVCLVLGILLVFFGHPVFGMVLEAFGLLNLFGNMFPLLMAVVKQMPIVGNLM; translated from the coding sequence CGCAAAGTCGGCTTGACCTTGTTGGCGTCCGGTATCATGGTCACCATGCTCGGGATCAgtctctttttcaacaagacACTCATGCGGTTGGGTAATTTGTTGTTCATTGCCGGGGTGCCGGTCACGCTGGGGCCCTCCCGCACCATGGGATACTTCCTGCAACCCCAAAAGACGCGGGCGACGGTCTGTCTGGTACTCGGAATATTGCTCGTCTTTTTCGGACATCCCGTATTCGGCATGGTACTGGAAGCCTTTGGTCTACTGAATTTGTTCGGCAACATGTTCCCCCTGCTCATGGCCGTGGTCAAACAAATGCCGATTGTCGGTAATTTGATG
- the DHLTA_3 gene encoding dihydrolipoamide acetyl transferase (probable Dihydrolipoamide acetyltransferase Pyruvate metabolism & glycolysis.), giving the protein MKFHTSAALWIAFATASSVDAFRVTSRPSVTLRPWRTALCAEGTKITMPALSSTMKEGRVVSWLKNEGDEIEAGEAIMVVESDKADMDVEAFEDGVLAKILVPEGAMAPVGEAVALMAENAADVASVIASLGAGSSASEPVLDAPAPTSGTYVSPVASTPATTAPASPATAPAAPQAAAPRPAGERVTASPLARKKAQELGVDLNTITGTGPSGRVTASDIEAAASGTAPPRPSAVAHAAANGAPAVELPEGVVPMTGMQRAVSNNMVATLPTPEFRVTREIQMDAFDALYQKLKPNGITVSAMLAKAVALAIEKHPIINSSFSEEGGGSIVYKKDINIAMAVAIDGGLITPVLQYANERSVVELGENWKELVGKAKSGTLAPAEYNSGTFAISNMGMFGVTHFGAILPKGIGGILAIGATQEMIVPDQSAILGMKKVKKMSVTLTCDHRQIYGADAALFLKTLADIMENQLGKITA; this is encoded by the exons ATGAAGTTTCATACATCAGCCGCACTGTGGATCGCGTTCGCGACGGCGTCCTCCGTAGACGCCTTTCGCGTCACATCCCGACCCTCGGTCACGCTCCGTCCTTGGCGTACCGCACTATGCGCTGAAGGCACCAAAATCACCATGCCCGCCTTGTCTTCCACCATGAAAGAAGGCCGCGTCGTGTCTTGGCTCAAGAACGAAGgcgacgaaatcgaagccGGCGAAGCCATCATGGTCGTCGAGTCCGACAAGGCCGATATGGACGTCGAAGCCTTTGAAGACGGAGTCCTCGCCAAAATACTCGTACCGGAAGGAGCCATGGCTCCGGTCGGAGAAGCCGTCGCTCTCATGGCTGAAAACGCGGCCGATGTGGCCTCCGTCATCGCCAGCTTGGGCGCCGGATCCTCCGCCTCCGAGCCGGTCCTCGATGCACCCGCACCAACATCCGGTACGTacgttt CGCCCGTCGCGTCTACTCCCGCTACGACGGCACCAGCTTCTCCCGCCACGGCCCCGGCCGCACCCCAGGCGGCGGCTCCCCGTCCCGCCGGAGAACGCGTCACGGCGTCGCCCCTGGCTCGCAAGAAGGCCCAGGAACTCGGCGTTGATCTCAACACCATCACGGGAACCGGACCCAGTGGTCGCGTTACCGCCTCGGACATTGAAGCCGCCGCCTCGGGTACCGCGCCTCCCCGGCCCTCCGCTGTCGCCCA TGCCGCGGCCAACGGCGCGCCCGCCGTTGAATTGCCCGAAGGCGTCGTCCCCATGACGGGCATGCAACGGGcagtcagcaacaacatgGTGGCGACCTTGCCGACCCCCGAATTCCGTGTCACTCGGGAAATCCAAATGGACGCCTTTGACGCGCTCTACCAAAAACTTAAACCCAACGGCATCACGGTCTCCGCCATGTTGGCCAAAGCCGTCGCCTTGGCGATTGAAAAACATCCCATTATCAATTCCAGCTTTTCCGAAGAAGGTGGTGGTAGTATTGTTTACAAGAAAGACATCAATATTGCCATGGCTGTCGCCATTGACGGTGGTCTAATTACACCGGTTTTGCAGTATGCCAACGAACGCAGCGTCGTCGAGCTCGGagagaattggaaagaattGGTCGGCAAGGCCAAGAGTGGAACCTTGGCACCGGCCGAATACAATTCTGGAACGTTTGCCATCTCCAACATGGGCATGTTTGGGGTCACGCACTTTGGCGCCATTCTACCCAAGGGCATTGGTGGTATCCTCGCCATTGGAGCCACCCAAGAAATGATCGTTCCCGATCAGTCGGCCATTCTGGGAATGAAGAAGGTCAAGAAAATGTCGGTGACCCTCACTTGTGATCACCGCCAAATTTACGGAGCCGACGCTGCGCTCTTTCTCAAAACACTGGCGGATATTATGGAAAATCAACTCGGCAAAATTACGGCGTGA
- a CDS encoding predicted protein produces MSRHGTILLWWWWILSPREVTATQALTSSGSSLGLGIIDYGIYNATIRGTNGAAAAFRKPWYELRSGAAVLSKSQEGTGTTSAGSFGTTSRTTTTSTASALRSLLSNANPLEPPTQLSHSRDPRGIWHLLPRSKPNPQALFISGMAFLVGFMDVIYVRRYGCYVNMMTGNTIRAATQAAEGNLGSALFHVALVLCYCIGVGWHRRVANAVSSTNLGDTSTTNHPTLRRQRYTRTPHLYRSANARLVWAVAPVVWGLFAATDVVAYVLQQGVRRHHYPESAANSRWHGVFLATAFGLLNSTASHTTGGTILYAMTGHWTKLSQSIVDLWEAETLRRRHVRAIFSHVRVLAAFVSGIVLSVCLYEPFLAQLETGWWPVQTTVGSVYAGLLLWYGRRL; encoded by the coding sequence ATGTCTCGCCACGGTACGATTCTtctgtggtggtggtggatcCTGTCACCCCGCGAGGTCACTGCCACTCAGGCCCTCACGTCGTCCGGATCCTCCTTGGGGCTAGGAATAATCGATTACGGGATCTACAATGCTACTATCAGAGGGACAAATGGTGCTGCTGCAGCTTTTCGGAAACCCTGGTATGAATTGCGCAGTGGTGCCGCTGTACTGTCCAAATCCCAGGAGGGAACCGGGACGACCAGTGCTGGTTCGTTTGGTACAACATCTAGGACGACGACAACTTCGACGGCTTCTGCACTCAGAAGTCTATTGTCCAACGCCAATCCTTTGGAACCCCCTACACAATTATCACACTCCCGTGATCCTAGAGGCATCTGGCACTTGCTCCCACGATCAAAACCAAACCCACAAGCTCTGTTTATATCCGGCATGGCCTTCCTTGTAGGGTTCATGGACGTCATTTACGTTCGTCGGTATGGTTGTTACGTCAACATGATGACGGGAAACACAATTCGAGCGGCGACTCAGGCGGCTGAAGGCAATCTAGGATCCGCCCTTTTTCACGTCGCCCTCGTACTCTGCTACTGCATCGGTGTGGGCTGGCACCGTCgcgtcgccaacgccgtcagTAGCACCAACCTTGGCGATACCAGCACTACCAATCACCCCACACTCCGGAGACAACGGTATACTCGCACGCCTCATTTGTACCGCTCCGCCAATGCGCGTCTGGTGTGGGCTGTGGCACCCGTGGTGTGGGGCCTCTTTGCCGCTACCGACGTTGTCGCGTACGTACTGCAACAGGGCGTCCGGCGGCACCACTACCCCGAGTCCGCCGCCAACTCGCGATGGCACGGGGTCTTTTTAGCCACCGCCTTTGGACTGCTCAATAGTACGGCGTCTCATACGACTGGTGGGACCATCTTGTACGCCATGACGGGGCACTGGACGAAACTGTCACAAAGTATCGTGGATTTATGGGAGGCCGAAACCTTGCGTCGTCGGCACGTGCGGGCCATATTTTCACACGTACGCGTCCTGGCGGCCTTTGTGAGCGGCATTGTCCTCTCCGTGTGCCTTTACGAACCTTTTCTGGCCCAACTCGAAACCGGGTGGTGGCCGGTGCAGACAACCGTCGGGTCCGTGTACGCCGGACTGCTGCTCTGGTACGGTCGACGATTGTAA